The Meiothermus ruber DSM 1279 genome includes the window GTAGGCCACGCGCTCGGCCAGGCGCTGGTTGTGGGCTTTCCAGGCGGCCACGGGATCGGGCGTGTCGAGCCTCGAGGCCTTGAAAATAGCCTCCCATAGCTTCCGAACAGCCTCTTGCTCGGACAGTCCGGGAAATACCGCGCGGGCCCAGGCCGGCTGCGGATAGGCCACAATGCTCCAGTTGATGTGGTGGGTGGTGATGAGCTCGAGCACCCGCCGGTAGGCCAGGGAGCGGGCCCGGTTGGCCCGGGCTACTTTTTCCGGGGGCTGGCCCCCCAGCAGGTTGGGGTCGCTGCCGGCGATATGCAGGCGGGCTGCTCCAGCCTGAAAGGCCTCGGCCATGCCGTTATAGAGCCACTGCGGCGCTTTGTCGAAGGAGGCCTCGGGGGCATGCTGGAAGCGCAGCAGATGGGCGGCCTCGTCGTCGTAGAGCACGCTGACCAGGGGGCTCCCGGCCTTGTAGGCGTACTCGGTGATTTTCCGCACCAGCGGTACGGCCTCGATGGGGGCGGTAATCAGCAGCTCCTGGCCCTCCTGGAGGTTCAGTCCTACGTGCACGGCTACTTTGGCGAGGGAGTCGAGGTAGTGTTCGTAAAGCTCCATTGCGCACCTACTCTAACACCCAGACCTGCTTGCAGAAAGCATTCTTTGCAACCTTGACGGAAGCCCCCGGGCTTGCTACCCTTTGGGCAGATGCGACCCCGCACCCCCCGCAGCTACAAGTGGCACCACCAGCGCTGGTGGCGTCGCCCGGCCTGAGCGCGGCGGGCCTTTCCCACGCGTTTGGGCTTTCCTCGAGGTCACGGCCTCGAGTTTTTGTTTGTCCCCATCCGACCCAGCCCAAGTTTTTTGCGAGGAACCTATGCAGCTACCCAGCTACCCTTTACCCGACCCCCGGGGCCGCTACGGCGAGTTTGGCGGGCGCTATGTGCCCGAGACCCTGATTCCGGCCCTGGAGGAGCTCACCGAGGCCTACCTGCACTACAAGCAAGACCCCGAGTTCCTGGCCGAGTACGCCTACTACCTGCGCGAGTACGTGGGCCGGCCCAGCCCCCTCTACTTTGCCGAGAACCTGACCCGGCACCTGGGCGGGGCCAAGATCTACCTCAAGCGCGAAGACCTGAACCACACCGGGGCCCACAAGATCAACAACACCCTGGGCCAGGCCCTGCTGTGCAAGCGCATGGGCAAGAAGCGGGTGATCGCCGAGACCGGCGCGGGCCAGCACGGCGTCTCGGTGGCCACGGTGGCGGCCCTGATGGGCCTGGAGTGCGTGGTGTACCAGGGGGCCGAGGACGTGCGGCGGCAGGCCCTGAACGTCTTTCGCATGAGGCTCCTGGGGGCCGAGGTACGCCCCGTGGAGAGCGGAACCCGCACCCTCAAGGACGCCACCAACGAGGCCATCCGCGACTGGGTGACCAACGTGCGCGACAGCTTTTACATCATCGGCTCGGTGGTGGGGCCGCACCCCTACCCGGCCATGGCCCGCGACTTTCAGAGCGTGGTGGGCGAGGAAATTAAAGCCCAGCTCCTCGAGAAAGAGGGCCGCGAGAACCCGGATGTGATCCTGGCCTGCGTGGGTGGGGGTTCCAACGCCATTGGGGTGTTTGCGCCTTTTGCCTACCAGGAGAACCGGCCCCGGCTGATTGGGGTGGAGGCCGCTGGCCACGGCAAAGCCTCGGGCCTGCACAGCCTGAGCATCGGGGCGGGCCGGAAGGGGGTGCTGCACGGGGCCAAGATGTACCTGCTCTACGACGACGACGGCCAGATTCTGCCGGCTCACTCGGTCTCGGCAGGCCTCGATTACCCCGGTGTGGGCCCCGAGCACAGCTACTACGCCGAGCAGGGGCTGGCCGAGTACGTGGGCATCAGCGACGAGGAGGCCCTCGAGGGCTTCCAGTTGCTGTGCCGCCTGGAAGGGATTATCCCGGCCCTGGAGTCGGCCCACGCCATCGCCTACGCGGCCAAGCTGGCCCCGGAGCTGGAACCCGAGCAGATCATGGTTATCAACCTCTCGGGCCGGGGCGACAAGGACGTGGTGGAGGTGATGCGGCTGATGGAGGCCAGAGGAGGGGCGGCATGACCACCCGCGAAGCCTTTGCCAGGGCCAGAGCCGAGGGCCGGGCGGCCCTGATTCCTTACGTGATGGCCGGCTACCCCAGCCGTGGGCGCGACCTGGAAATTGTGGAGCAGGTGCTGCCCTATGCCGACCTGCTCGAGGTGGGCCTGCCCTACTCCGACCCCTTGGGCGACGGGCCGGTGATCCAGCGGGCCTCCGAGCAAGCCCTGCGGCAGGGCCTGCGGGTGGCCGAGGTGGCCGGGTTCGTGCAGGAAATCCGGGCCCTGACCGACAAGCCCCTCTTTCTGATGACCTACATTAACCCGGTGCTGGCGGTGGGCCCGGCGGCCTTCTTCCAGATGTTCAAGGAGGCCGGGGCCACGGGCCTGATTCTGCCCGACCTGCCCCCCGACGAAGACCCAGAGCTGGTGTCGCTGGCCCAGCGGGCGGGCCTCGAGACCACCTTCCTGCTGGCCCCCACCTCCACCGACGCCCGCATCCAGGCCGTCACCCCTCACTGCACCGGCTTCGTCTACACCGTCTCGGTGGCCGGGGTGACCGGCGCGCGGGATCGGCTGCCGGAGGGCCTGCCCGAGCTGGTGCAGCGCATTAGGCGCTTCACCGATGCGCCGGTGGCGATTGGCTTTGGCATCTCCAACCGGGCCACCGCCCAGCAAGCGGCCCAGGCCGCCGACGGGGCGGTGATCGCCAGCGCCCTGATCCGGGCGCTGGAGGAGGGGCGGGGGCTCGCGGAGGTCTTGAGCGAGGTGCAAGCGGGCCTGCAGGGTGCGGTCGGCCAGTTCATGGGCTAGAATCGGGCCGATGCGGCGCATTGTGCAGGCGGAGTGTCTGGATTACATCCGCACCTTACCCGAGGCTTCCTTTCCGCTCATCTATCTCGACCCGCCCTTCAACACCCGCAAAACCCAGCAACGGCGCCGCATACGTGCTGTGGCCGACGAACAGGGTTCGCGTCGCGGCTTTGGGGGTAAGCGCTACCGCACCGAGGCCCTCGAGGCCCCCGTCTACCCCGACCGCTACGACGACTTCGTGGAGTTTCTGCGCCCCCGGCTCGAGCAAGCCTACCGGTTGCTCA containing:
- the trpB gene encoding tryptophan synthase subunit beta, whose amino-acid sequence is MQLPSYPLPDPRGRYGEFGGRYVPETLIPALEELTEAYLHYKQDPEFLAEYAYYLREYVGRPSPLYFAENLTRHLGGAKIYLKREDLNHTGAHKINNTLGQALLCKRMGKKRVIAETGAGQHGVSVATVAALMGLECVVYQGAEDVRRQALNVFRMRLLGAEVRPVESGTRTLKDATNEAIRDWVTNVRDSFYIIGSVVGPHPYPAMARDFQSVVGEEIKAQLLEKEGRENPDVILACVGGGSNAIGVFAPFAYQENRPRLIGVEAAGHGKASGLHSLSIGAGRKGVLHGAKMYLLYDDDGQILPAHSVSAGLDYPGVGPEHSYYAEQGLAEYVGISDEEALEGFQLLCRLEGIIPALESAHAIAYAAKLAPELEPEQIMVINLSGRGDKDVVEVMRLMEARGGAA
- the trpA gene encoding tryptophan synthase subunit alpha, with product MTTREAFARARAEGRAALIPYVMAGYPSRGRDLEIVEQVLPYADLLEVGLPYSDPLGDGPVIQRASEQALRQGLRVAEVAGFVQEIRALTDKPLFLMTYINPVLAVGPAAFFQMFKEAGATGLILPDLPPDEDPELVSLAQRAGLETTFLLAPTSTDARIQAVTPHCTGFVYTVSVAGVTGARDRLPEGLPELVQRIRRFTDAPVAIGFGISNRATAQQAAQAADGAVIASALIRALEEGRGLAEVLSEVQAGLQGAVGQFMG